The following coding sequences are from one Veillonellales bacterium window:
- the cas5 gene encoding CRISPR-associated protein Cas5, whose amino-acid sequence MVRLSYPIEMEIAGNTAMWTRPDTGDCPVSYPAPTYSAVKAIFESILWGPDVEIIPTKVELCEPIQYHSYCTNYGGPLRKPTSIKKGNNYQLYTTVLIDVCYRLYAAVVPNKEKSKLPESAIRWDKNTTSPGHAYQSIFARRLKRGQCYSIPVLGWKEFTPSYFGKFRDTTQVLSDLLPVIIPSMLRQVFSKGYTPLGSYAKKNFSPVSYVYDNDLVIQNGVLEYPQKEGESC is encoded by the coding sequence ATGGTACGATTGTCTTATCCCATTGAAATGGAGATAGCCGGAAATACCGCGATGTGGACAAGACCGGATACCGGTGATTGTCCTGTCAGTTATCCAGCTCCAACATATTCTGCGGTCAAGGCTATTTTTGAATCTATTTTGTGGGGGCCGGATGTAGAAATAATTCCAACAAAAGTGGAATTGTGTGAGCCCATACAATACCACTCCTATTGTACAAATTATGGAGGACCTTTGCGAAAACCCACATCGATAAAAAAGGGAAATAATTATCAGTTGTATACTACCGTGTTAATTGATGTCTGTTATCGACTATACGCAGCAGTTGTTCCCAATAAAGAAAAAAGCAAATTGCCGGAAAGTGCTATACGATGGGATAAAAATACGACATCACCCGGACATGCTTATCAAAGCATTTTTGCAAGACGTCTCAAGAGGGGGCAGTGCTATTCCATTCCGGTATTGGGATGGAAAGAGTTTACTCCTTCATATTTTGGCAAGTTTCGTGACACAACGCAGGTATTATCTGATTTACTGCCAGTAATCATACCATCAATGCTTAGACAGGTTTTTTCCAAGGGATATACCCCTCTGGGTTCCTATGCAAAAAAGAATTTTTCTCCGGTCTCCTATGTTTACGACAATGACCTTGTTATTCAAAACGGTGTGTTGGAGTATCCCCAAAAGGAGGGAGAATCATGCTGA
- a CDS encoding helix-turn-helix transcriptional regulator, with product MVEKNNQMNTLGERLQFLRKLSNVTQKIIYEATGISQSNLSKYERNITQPTADAIAAICRFYNVSADWLLFGIEQKNFVVTNDPELSHMLFLLYKMMQGDKETRCWAKKQFEYCFKPFIEEESDRFKKESASPTRSE from the coding sequence TTGGTTGAAAAAAATAATCAAATGAATACCTTGGGAGAACGTCTCCAATTTCTACGCAAGCTTTCAAATGTCACCCAGAAAATCATCTATGAAGCAACGGGAATTTCTCAAAGCAATTTGAGTAAATATGAACGGAACATCACGCAGCCGACAGCGGATGCTATCGCAGCAATCTGCCGATTTTACAATGTATCCGCCGACTGGCTTCTTTTTGGGATAGAACAGAAAAATTTCGTAGTTACTAATGACCCCGAGTTATCTCATATGCTTTTTTTATTGTACAAGATGATGCAGGGAGACAAAGAAACCCGGTGCTGGGCTAAAAAACAGTTTGAATACTGCTTTAAGCCTTTTATTGAAGAAGAGTCAGACAGATTTAAAAAAGAAAGCGCTTCTCCCACTCGCTCAGAATAA
- a CDS encoding methyl-accepting chemotaxis protein, which yields MQWFHNLKIGTKLVGLVVIIALFTGVVGAAGYYYVDKLSSGMNLLYKEYLLPVKWINAASSQSRAVEALTMELFQPGVSKAQEQKILEEARQRTGEVDKLLQSYAGTDRESFETEQLTRLQDELKAYRAERQRAVDMALTGDKQGAYAYFSTTAAPHLDKINEGLSQLADFHAQRAEKLDEAGRKDAAAIGLTIALITILCLVLSVIAGVGVSRMITKRLHNVVAALKQVAQGDLSQKLAVTAEDEIGELGHALNATADHLRKLVQSIAGAAQNVTSASEELTASTEQSAQAAEQITTGITGVSKGTEQEAAALDDASASVQQMSAGIQQIAANANSVAAVAEDTVQSAEKGGEAVDSAVAQMSNIDATVAKTASMVAKLGERSKEIGQIVDTIAGIAGQTNLLALNAAIEAARAGEQGRGFAVVAEEVRKLAEQSQEAAKEIAALIQSIQSETDNAVEAMKQGTQAVQAGSGVVVNAGQSFKDIVVLISKVSADVQEISAAIEQMAGGSQQVVSSIGEIDKTSKHISNQAQSVSAATEEQAASMQEVAAAAQGLAKMAEELQQTAVIFKI from the coding sequence ATGCAGTGGTTTCATAATCTGAAAATAGGAACGAAGCTTGTAGGGCTGGTTGTAATTATAGCCCTGTTTACGGGTGTAGTCGGTGCTGCCGGATATTATTATGTGGACAAGCTGAGCAGCGGAATGAATTTGCTGTACAAGGAATATCTGCTGCCGGTGAAGTGGATCAATGCGGCCAGCAGTCAGTCCCGGGCAGTGGAAGCACTGACCATGGAACTGTTTCAGCCGGGAGTGAGTAAAGCGCAGGAACAGAAGATACTGGAAGAGGCCAGGCAGCGGACCGGCGAGGTGGATAAGCTTCTGCAAAGCTATGCGGGAACAGATAGGGAGTCCTTTGAAACAGAACAGCTAACCCGGCTGCAAGATGAGTTAAAGGCTTATCGGGCGGAGCGGCAAAGGGCGGTTGACATGGCGCTGACGGGAGATAAGCAGGGAGCTTATGCGTACTTTTCCACTACGGCTGCTCCCCATTTGGATAAAATTAACGAAGGATTGAGCCAGTTAGCCGATTTTCATGCCCAGCGGGCGGAGAAACTAGATGAAGCAGGCAGAAAAGATGCCGCCGCCATTGGGCTCACCATTGCTTTGATTACGATTCTTTGCTTAGTTCTGTCGGTCATAGCGGGAGTCGGGGTATCGCGGATGATTACGAAAAGGCTGCATAATGTTGTGGCGGCTCTGAAGCAGGTAGCCCAGGGCGATTTATCGCAGAAGCTTGCGGTTACGGCGGAAGACGAAATCGGCGAATTGGGACATGCGCTTAATGCTACAGCCGACCATCTGCGGAAACTGGTACAGAGTATTGCCGGGGCGGCGCAGAATGTCACCTCTGCGTCGGAGGAACTGACGGCCAGTACTGAGCAGTCGGCTCAGGCCGCGGAACAAATTACTACCGGCATTACCGGAGTTTCTAAAGGTACGGAGCAAGAAGCAGCAGCGCTAGACGATGCATCCGCTTCCGTCCAGCAGATGTCGGCCGGTATCCAGCAGATAGCGGCCAACGCCAATTCGGTTGCGGCAGTGGCTGAAGATACGGTTCAGTCGGCAGAAAAAGGCGGCGAGGCCGTCGATTCGGCTGTAGCCCAGATGTCCAATATTGATGCCACAGTAGCAAAAACCGCCTCCATGGTTGCCAAGCTGGGGGAACGGTCGAAGGAAATCGGCCAGATTGTCGATACCATTGCCGGGATTGCCGGGCAGACCAATCTATTGGCTTTAAATGCGGCGATTGAAGCCGCCAGAGCGGGAGAACAGGGACGGGGCTTTGCGGTAGTCGCCGAGGAGGTCAGGAAACTGGCGGAACAGTCACAGGAAGCGGCGAAAGAAATTGCCGCGTTGATTCAAAGTATTCAAAGCGAGACGGATAACGCAGTGGAAGCGATGAAGCAGGGGACCCAGGCGGTACAAGCTGGCTCCGGCGTAGTAGTCAATGCGGGACAGTCCTTTAAGGATATTGTGGTTTTGATCAGCAAGGTATCAGCCGATGTTCAGGAAATTTCAGCGGCCATCGAACAAATGGCCGGCGGCAGCCAGCAGGTGGTTTCTTCCATAGGAGAAATTGATAAAACCAGCAAACATATTTCCAATCAAGCCCAAAGCGTTTCCGCAGCGACCGAAGAGCAGGCGGCTTCGATGCAGGAGGTTGCCGCCGCCGCTCAGGGGCTGGCGAAAATGGCGGAAGAACTTCAGCAGACAGCGGTTATTTTTAAAATTTAA
- a CDS encoding methyl-accepting chemotaxis protein: protein MQWFHNLKTGTKIVGLILIIALFMGVVGFTGYYYADKLSDGMNAMYKDYLLPVKWINAASSQSRAVEALTMELFQPGVSKEQEQKVLEEAKQRIGEVDTLLGSYSQAKLDPFEQEQLPILQGELKVYRSERQKAVDMALAGDKQGAYAYFTTSAAPHVDKVNNILNQLTDFNARRAEEINEAGKKDAASVGIIIVVITIFCLALSILAGVGVSRMITKRLDCVVAALKQVAQGDLSQKLAVTAQDEIGELGHALNATADHLRKLVQRIAGAAQNVTAASEELTASTDQSAQAAEQITTGITEVSSGAEKEMAAIDGASASVQQMSAGIQQIAANANSVAAVAEDTVQSAKKGGEAVDSAVAQMSNIDATVAKTASMVAKLGERSKEIGQIVDTIAGIAGQTNLLALNAAIEAARAGEQGRGFAVVAEEVRKLAEQSQDAAKEIAALIQSIQSETDSAVEAMNQGTHEVQVGSGVVANAGQSFKDIVALINKVSADVQEISAAIEQMAGGSQQVVSSIEEIDKASKHISGQTQSVSAATEEQSASMQEVAASAQSLAKMAEDLQQATTIFKV, encoded by the coding sequence ATGCAATGGTTTCATAATTTGAAGACAGGGACGAAAATTGTCGGGCTCATTTTGATTATAGCCTTGTTTATGGGTGTGGTCGGTTTCACCGGCTATTATTACGCGGACAAGCTAAGTGACGGAATGAATGCGATGTACAAGGATTATTTGCTGCCGGTGAAGTGGATCAATGCGGCCAGCAGCCAGTCCCGGGCAGTCGAAGCGCTGACCATGGAGCTGTTTCAGCCGGGAGTGAGTAAGGAACAGGAACAGAAGGTACTGGAAGAGGCAAAGCAGCGGATTGGAGAGGTCGATACGCTGTTGGGAAGCTACTCGCAGGCGAAACTGGATCCGTTTGAGCAAGAACAGCTGCCGATACTGCAGGGTGAACTAAAGGTTTATCGTTCCGAACGGCAAAAAGCCGTTGACATGGCTTTGGCAGGAGATAAGCAGGGAGCTTATGCCTACTTTACCACTTCCGCTGCTCCCCATGTGGATAAAGTCAATAACATCTTGAATCAGTTAACCGACTTTAACGCCCGGCGGGCGGAAGAAATCAATGAGGCAGGCAAAAAGGATGCTGCTTCCGTCGGGATTATCATCGTTGTGATCACGATTTTCTGTTTAGCTCTGTCTATTCTGGCGGGAGTTGGGGTATCACGGATGATTACGAAAAGGTTAGATTGTGTCGTAGCAGCGCTGAAACAAGTAGCCCAGGGTGATTTATCGCAGAAACTTGCGGTTACGGCGCAAGACGAAATCGGCGAATTGGGACATGCGCTTAATGCTACAGCCGACCATCTGCGGAAATTGGTACAGCGTATTGCCGGGGCGGCGCAGAATGTTACCGCCGCATCGGAGGAACTGACGGCCAGTACCGACCAGTCCGCTCAGGCTGCGGAACAAATCACAACCGGCATCACGGAAGTTTCTAGCGGTGCGGAAAAAGAAATGGCGGCGATAGACGGTGCATCCGCTTCCGTCCAGCAGATGTCGGCCGGTATTCAACAGATAGCGGCCAACGCCAATTCGGTTGCGGCAGTGGCTGAAGATACGGTCCAGTCGGCGAAAAAAGGCGGCGAGGCCGTTGATTCGGCTGTAGCCCAGATGTCCAATATTGATGCCACAGTAGCAAAAACCGCTTCCATGGTTGCCAAGCTGGGTGAACGGTCGAAGGAAATCGGCCAGATTGTCGATACCATTGCCGGGATTGCCGGGCAGACCAATCTGCTGGCTTTGAATGCGGCTATCGAAGCCGCCAGAGCGGGAGAACAAGGACGGGGCTTTGCGGTAGTCGCCGAAGAAGTCAGGAAACTGGCGGAACAGTCACAAGACGCGGCCAAGGAAATTGCGGCCTTGATTCAGAGCATTCAGAGCGAAACCGACAGTGCGGTGGAAGCGATGAACCAGGGGACGCACGAGGTCCAGGTCGGTTCCGGCGTGGTAGCCAATGCGGGACAGTCCTTTAAGGACATTGTGGCTTTAATCAACAAAGTATCAGCCGATGTTCAGGAAATTTCCGCGGCCATCGAACAAATGGCCGGCGGCAGCCAGCAGGTTGTTTCTTCCATAGAAGAAATCGATAAAGCCAGCAAACATATTTCCGGTCAAACGCAAAGTGTTTCTGCCGCAACGGAAGAACAGTCGGCCTCGATGCAAGAGGTTGCCGCATCTGCCCAAAGCTTGGCGAAAATGGCGGAAGACTTGCAGCAGGCAACGACTATTTTTAAAGTGTAA